From one Streptomyces sp. CA-210063 genomic stretch:
- a CDS encoding type III PLP-dependent enzyme, with the protein MSLPTPAVRDRVLSLPPTELPAYVYDLAALRAHAAQVRAALPERVELYYAAKANPEPEILAAVGPYVDGYEVSSGGELAHVAEAVPGRPLAFGGPGKTPDEIRAALRQGVERFHVESEHDLRMLAELARQTAPDTRVGVLLRFNLAVADGSLAGSSLTMGGRPTPFGLDPSQAPNVLRPLTDGTYPHLGLRGIHAHLASGLDAPAQLSVARAIVDWATGLGVTLSEVNVGGGMAVDYAHPESRFDWKTYGEGLTRLADAHPELTLRIEPGRALTAYCGWYVTEVLDVKHSHGEEFAVVRGGTHHLRTPATKGHDQPCAVLPVEEWPHPWPRPAAVGEYVSLTGQLCTPKDLLARNAHAPGLRAGDRVAFSLAGAYAWNISHHDFLMHPRPGFHFLG; encoded by the coding sequence ATGAGCCTCCCCACCCCCGCCGTACGTGACCGCGTCCTGTCCCTGCCGCCCACCGAACTCCCCGCGTACGTCTACGACTTGGCCGCCCTGCGCGCACACGCGGCACAGGTGCGCGCCGCGCTCCCCGAACGCGTCGAGCTGTACTACGCCGCCAAGGCCAACCCCGAGCCGGAGATCCTCGCCGCGGTCGGCCCGTACGTCGACGGCTACGAGGTGTCCTCCGGTGGCGAACTCGCCCATGTCGCCGAGGCCGTCCCGGGCCGTCCGCTGGCCTTCGGCGGCCCCGGCAAGACCCCGGACGAGATCCGCGCCGCCCTGCGACAGGGCGTCGAACGCTTCCATGTGGAGAGCGAGCACGACCTGCGCATGCTCGCCGAACTGGCACGCCAGACGGCGCCGGACACACGCGTGGGGGTGCTCCTCCGCTTCAACCTCGCGGTGGCCGACGGCTCACTGGCGGGCAGCTCGCTCACCATGGGCGGCCGCCCCACCCCCTTCGGTCTGGACCCCTCACAGGCACCGAACGTCCTGCGCCCTCTCACGGACGGCACCTACCCGCACCTCGGACTGCGCGGCATCCACGCCCACTTGGCGAGCGGACTCGACGCACCCGCGCAACTCTCCGTAGCCCGCGCGATCGTGGACTGGGCGACGGGACTCGGCGTCACCCTCTCCGAGGTGAACGTCGGCGGCGGCATGGCCGTCGACTACGCGCACCCCGAGAGCCGCTTCGACTGGAAAACATACGGCGAAGGTCTCACTCGACTCGCCGATGCCCACCCGGAACTGACGCTTCGTATCGAACCGGGCCGGGCACTGACCGCGTACTGCGGCTGGTACGTCACCGAGGTGCTGGACGTGAAGCACAGCCACGGCGAGGAGTTCGCCGTGGTCCGCGGCGGCACTCACCATCTCCGCACCCCGGCGACCAAGGGGCACGACCAGCCGTGCGCGGTGCTGCCGGTCGAGGAATGGCCGCACCCGTGGCCGCGCCCGGCGGCCGTGGGGGAGTACGTCAGTCTCACGGGGCAGCTGTGCACACCGAAGGACCTCCTCGCCCGTAACGCCCACGCGCCCGGGCTGCGGGCGGGGGACCGGGTGGCGTTCTCCCTCGCGGGCGCGTACGCGTGGAACATCTCGCACCACGACTTCCTGATGCATCCGCGCCC